The following coding sequences are from one Musa acuminata AAA Group cultivar baxijiao chromosome BXJ2-4, Cavendish_Baxijiao_AAA, whole genome shotgun sequence window:
- the LOC135609579 gene encoding probable polygalacturonase isoform X2, whose translation MELQRRRSISLPQILATWLLLMAAYTGPAESIRRTSRFHGEDEGDGSGAVEAFKYSATACRAHTASLEDFGGVGDGATSNTEAFSAAVTHLSQFASDGGGMLFVPAGRWLTGPFNLTSSFTLFLHRDAVILATQDMNAWPIIDPLPSYGRGRDAAGGRYSSLIGGSNLTDVIITGDNGTIDGQGAFWWSKFHGHKLKYTRGYLIELMHSDQIFISNLTLLNSPSWNIHPVYSSNIVVSGITILAPVHSPNTDGINPDSCSNVRIEDCYIVSGDDCVAIKSGWDEYGISYGMPSQHIVIRRLTCISPTSAVIALGSEMSGGIQDVRAEDITAINSESGVRIKTAVGRGAYVKDVYVRRMYLSTMKWVFWMTGNYKSHPDDKFDPNAIPVVDGISYSEVTAYNVTMAARLEGIPNAPFTGICISNVTVELRKARKLPWYCADVEGVSSGVSPAACASLADQGDGAQPCPFPTDASPMDDVQLQECTYVKAISA comes from the exons ATGGAGTTGCAGAGGCGCAGAAGCATCTCGCTCCCGCAG ATTCTGGCGACATGGCTGCTTCTAATGGCGGCGTACACCGGACCGGCAGAGTCCATCAGAAGGACGAGCCGCTTCCACGGGGAGGACGAGGGCGACGGCAGCGGGGCGGTGGAGGCGTTCAAGTACTCCGCCACCGCCTGCCGGGCCCACACGGCGTCCCTGGAGGACTTCGGCGGGGTTGGCGACGGCGCCACCTCCAACACGGAGGCGTTCTCCGCTGCGGTGACGCACCTCAGCCAGTTCGCCTCCGACGGCGGCGGGATGCTCTTCGTCCCCGCCGGGCGGTGGCTCACCGGGCCTTTCAACCTCACcagctccttcaccctcttcctccACCGTGACGCCGTCATCCTCGCCACACAG GACATGAACGCATGGCCAATCATAGATCCCCTTCCCTCTTATGGCAGAGGGAGGGATGCCGCTGGTGGAAGATACAGCAGTCTCATTGGAGGATCAAACCTCACCGATGTTATCATCACAG GGGACAATGGAACCATCGATGGGCAGGGCGCCTTCTGGTGGTCCAAGTTCCATGGCCACAAGCTCAAGTACACGCGAGGCTACCTCATCGAGCTGATGCACTCCGACCAGATCTTTATATCCAACCTCACACTCCTGAATTCTCCTTCGTGGAACATCCATCCGGTCTACAGCAG TAACATCGTTGTTTCCGGGATCACGATCCTTGCGCCGGTTCATTCTCCCAACACTGATGGGATCAACCCGG ATTCCTGCTCCAATGTGCGGATAGAGGACTGCTACATCGTCTCAGGCGACGACTGCGTCGCGATAAAGAGCGGGTGGGATGAGTACGGCATCTCCTACGGCATGCCGAGCCAGCACATAGTCATTAGACGGCTGACGTGCATCTCGCCGACCAGCGCGGTGATCGCGCTAGGTAGCGAGATGTCCGGGGGGATCCAGGACGTGAGGGCGGAGGACATCACCGCCATCAACTCGGAATCCGGCGTCCGGATTAAGACGGCGGTCGGAAGGGGCGCTTACGTGAAGGATGTGTACGTGCGACGGATGTACCTGAGCACGATGAAGTGGGTGTTCTGGATGACGGGCAACTACAAGTCCCACCCGGACGACAAGTTCGACCCCAACGCGATCCCTGTAGTGGACGGGATCAGCTACAGCGAGGTGACGGCGTACAACGTGACCATGGCGGCGAGGCTGGAGGGGATCCCCAACGCGCCCTTCACCGGCATCTGCATCTCCAACGTCACCGTGGAGTTGAGGAAGGCGAGGAAGCTACCGTGGTACTGCGCCGACGTCGAAGGGGTCTCGAGTGGGGTGTCGCCTGCGGCTTGTGCGTCGCTGGCGGATCAGGGTGACGGAGCTCAGCCGTGTCCGTTCCCCACCGACGCCTCGCCCATGGACGACGTCCAACTCCAGGAGTGCACGTACGTGAAAGCCATCAGTGCTTGA
- the LOC135609579 gene encoding probable polygalacturonase isoform X1, which translates to MELQRRRSISLPQFFSRNQILATWLLLMAAYTGPAESIRRTSRFHGEDEGDGSGAVEAFKYSATACRAHTASLEDFGGVGDGATSNTEAFSAAVTHLSQFASDGGGMLFVPAGRWLTGPFNLTSSFTLFLHRDAVILATQDMNAWPIIDPLPSYGRGRDAAGGRYSSLIGGSNLTDVIITGDNGTIDGQGAFWWSKFHGHKLKYTRGYLIELMHSDQIFISNLTLLNSPSWNIHPVYSSNIVVSGITILAPVHSPNTDGINPDSCSNVRIEDCYIVSGDDCVAIKSGWDEYGISYGMPSQHIVIRRLTCISPTSAVIALGSEMSGGIQDVRAEDITAINSESGVRIKTAVGRGAYVKDVYVRRMYLSTMKWVFWMTGNYKSHPDDKFDPNAIPVVDGISYSEVTAYNVTMAARLEGIPNAPFTGICISNVTVELRKARKLPWYCADVEGVSSGVSPAACASLADQGDGAQPCPFPTDASPMDDVQLQECTYVKAISA; encoded by the exons ATGGAGTTGCAGAGGCGCAGAAGCATCTCGCTCCCGCAG TTCTTCTCTCGCAACCAGATTCTGGCGACATGGCTGCTTCTAATGGCGGCGTACACCGGACCGGCAGAGTCCATCAGAAGGACGAGCCGCTTCCACGGGGAGGACGAGGGCGACGGCAGCGGGGCGGTGGAGGCGTTCAAGTACTCCGCCACCGCCTGCCGGGCCCACACGGCGTCCCTGGAGGACTTCGGCGGGGTTGGCGACGGCGCCACCTCCAACACGGAGGCGTTCTCCGCTGCGGTGACGCACCTCAGCCAGTTCGCCTCCGACGGCGGCGGGATGCTCTTCGTCCCCGCCGGGCGGTGGCTCACCGGGCCTTTCAACCTCACcagctccttcaccctcttcctccACCGTGACGCCGTCATCCTCGCCACACAG GACATGAACGCATGGCCAATCATAGATCCCCTTCCCTCTTATGGCAGAGGGAGGGATGCCGCTGGTGGAAGATACAGCAGTCTCATTGGAGGATCAAACCTCACCGATGTTATCATCACAG GGGACAATGGAACCATCGATGGGCAGGGCGCCTTCTGGTGGTCCAAGTTCCATGGCCACAAGCTCAAGTACACGCGAGGCTACCTCATCGAGCTGATGCACTCCGACCAGATCTTTATATCCAACCTCACACTCCTGAATTCTCCTTCGTGGAACATCCATCCGGTCTACAGCAG TAACATCGTTGTTTCCGGGATCACGATCCTTGCGCCGGTTCATTCTCCCAACACTGATGGGATCAACCCGG ATTCCTGCTCCAATGTGCGGATAGAGGACTGCTACATCGTCTCAGGCGACGACTGCGTCGCGATAAAGAGCGGGTGGGATGAGTACGGCATCTCCTACGGCATGCCGAGCCAGCACATAGTCATTAGACGGCTGACGTGCATCTCGCCGACCAGCGCGGTGATCGCGCTAGGTAGCGAGATGTCCGGGGGGATCCAGGACGTGAGGGCGGAGGACATCACCGCCATCAACTCGGAATCCGGCGTCCGGATTAAGACGGCGGTCGGAAGGGGCGCTTACGTGAAGGATGTGTACGTGCGACGGATGTACCTGAGCACGATGAAGTGGGTGTTCTGGATGACGGGCAACTACAAGTCCCACCCGGACGACAAGTTCGACCCCAACGCGATCCCTGTAGTGGACGGGATCAGCTACAGCGAGGTGACGGCGTACAACGTGACCATGGCGGCGAGGCTGGAGGGGATCCCCAACGCGCCCTTCACCGGCATCTGCATCTCCAACGTCACCGTGGAGTTGAGGAAGGCGAGGAAGCTACCGTGGTACTGCGCCGACGTCGAAGGGGTCTCGAGTGGGGTGTCGCCTGCGGCTTGTGCGTCGCTGGCGGATCAGGGTGACGGAGCTCAGCCGTGTCCGTTCCCCACCGACGCCTCGCCCATGGACGACGTCCAACTCCAGGAGTGCACGTACGTGAAAGCCATCAGTGCTTGA
- the LOC135609578 gene encoding pumilio homolog 1-like, translating to MKMAPETAMGGNFDNDFERDIEVLLREQHQSRGFFDLNRDELNFRSGSAPPTVEGSRTAFRSLFEHDVFAETPRLVGGQDSGELLSEEDLRSHPAYLSYYYSNENLNPRMPPPAISKEDWRVQQRFRAGASLLGGIGDSRSRKESMGGDNRSSSLFSLQPGFLMHDGEREMLEPSRGVLPLNLSRQQSGEWLERSGDGFIGLPDVGLGMRRKSFADVLQEELSHPPSVIGHIARPVSRNAYDTVDPIRGLDSPLMQLHDGSDAVGGMQSGTTSSSLTRVQSLGSSISHSFASALASSLSRSTTPDPQLIRRSPSPCLPPVGVRNSDIYRPNGLGGVSSHMADCGDVVAGLSDLNLSRRITLDGEGHVPGQPNEEFPNQSGLLYDIPGDDRQFLQQKVIDKSLSPMLKNPNNVVGYSDSSKKTGSSTDFGLPELSKQPSYNKVYKKVPSVGTTISRNLHPNADVPSIDFGGSSSKSYSSNHGLQTMLNNQLDAGQYLNTTGNQVASGFQGQIMDSLFSQHLQSASESLVHAAGSLNSYSGRNFLGVPPMDLPEYQNAYLGSLLAQQKLQYGMPLLSKSGDSDHGFYSSHYFGVGMPYPGSHLSTAIHTPTLGSGSPVRQGERLRISSNIRTAAGGSIGSWTTENGAMKEGYMSSLLEEFKNNKTRSFELSDIVGHVVEFSADQFGSRFIQQKLETATEEDKNKIFPEILPKAHSLMTDVFGNYVIQKFFEHGTESQRKQLAGQLKGHVLPLSLQMYGCRVIQKALEVVDVNQQTDMVLELDGQIMKCVRDQNGNHVIQKCIECVPQEKIQFIIESFFGHVVALSTHPYGCRVIQRVLEHCDDPKTQSIMMDEIRESVCTLAQDQYGNYVIQHVLQHGRQEERSDIISQLTGQIVKMSQQKYASNVVEKCLTYGTPEERQLLINEMLGSTDENEPLQVMMKDQFANYVVQKVLETCDDKNRELILSRIKVHLNALKRYTYGKHIVTRVEKLVAAGERHIGVPSHSS from the exons ATGAAGATGGCGCCAGAAACTGCAATGGGTGGGAATTTTGATAACGATTTCGAGAGGGATATTGAGGTTTTGCTCCGGGAGCAGCATCAGAGTCGAGGTTTCTTCGATCTCAACCGGGATGAGCTCAATTTCCGGAGTGGTAGCGCGCCTCCTACTGTGGAGGGATCAAGGACCGCCTTTAGGAGCTTGTTTGAGCATGATGTGTTCGCTGAGACCCCTCGCCTTGTCGGTGGCCAGGATTCCGGAGAATTGTTGTCCGAGGAGGATTTGAGGTCACATCCAGCTTATTTATCCTACTATTATTCCAATGAGAATCTTAATCCGAGGATGCCTCCGCCTGCAATATCGAAGGAGGACTGGCGTGTACAACAGAGGTTTCGTGCAGGGGCATCATTGCTCGGAGGAATCGGTGATAGTCGGAGCAGAAAAGAATCCATGGGTGGTGATAACCGAAGCAGCTCCCTTTTCTCATTGCAACCAGGCTTCCTGATGCATGATGGGGAACGGGAAATGCTGGAGCCCAGTCGAGGGGTGCTGCCACTGAATCTATCTCGGCAGCAGTCAGGGGAATGGCTTGAGAGGAGTGGCGATGGGTTTATTGGGCTACCAGATGTTGGTCTTGGCATGAGGAGAAAGAGTTTTGCAGATGTACTTCAG GAGGAACTCAGCCATCCACCTTCTGTTATTGGGCATATTGCACGCCCAGTTAGTCGAAATGCATATGATACTGTTGATCCAATAAGAGGTCTGGATTCACCACTAATGCAGCTTCATGATGGCTCTGACGCTGTAGGTGGCATGCAATCTGGGACAACTTCCTCCAGTCTTACTAGGGTCCAAAGCCTTGGGTCATCAATTTCACATTCCTTTGCATCTGCATTGGCTTCCTCTCTTTCCAGAAGTACAACCCCTGATCCTCAATTGATTCGGAGATCACCAAGCCCCTGCCTTCCGCCTGTGGGAGTGAGAAACAGTGATATTTATCGACCAAATGGCTTAGGTGGTGTTTCATCTCATATGGCTGACTGTGGTGATGTTGTGGCTGGTTTATCTGACTTGAACTTGTCTAGAAGAATAACATTAGATGGAGAAGGCCATGTACCAGGCCAACCGAACGAGGAATTTCCTAATCAATCTGGATTGCTTTATGATATACCTGGTGATgacagacaatttctgcagcaaaAAGTCATTGATAAATCCTTGTCACCGATGCTGAAAAATCCCAATAATGTTGTTGGATACAGTGATTCGTCCAAGAAAACTGGTAGTTCAACAGACTTTGGTTTACCAGAATTGTCAAAGCAACCCTCCTATAATAAAGTTTACAAGAAAGTACCTTCTGTAGGTACAACAATTTCTAGAAATCTACATCCAAATGCTGATGTCCCGAGTATTGACTTTGGTGGTTCAAGCTCAAAATCTTATAGTAGCAATCACGGACTGCAAACAATGCTAAATAATCAGCTAGATGCAG GACAGTATCTGAATACAACTGGGAATCAGGTGGCCTCTGGTTTCCAGGGACAAATTATGGACTCTCTGTTTTCCCAGCATTTACAGAGTGCTTCTGAATCACTAGTACATGCTGCTGGAAGTTTGAATTCTTATTCGGGAAGGAATTTTCTTGGTGTTCCGCCGATGGACTTGCCCGAGTATCAAAATGCATATCTTGGATCCTTGCTTGCCCAACAAAAATTACAATATGGCATGCCTCTCCTGAGCAAATCTGGTGATTCAGATCATGGCTTCTATAGCAGTCATTATTTTGGTGTTGGTATGCCATATCCAGGAAGTCATCTATCTACTGCTATTCACACTCCTACCTTGGGTTCTGGAAGCCCTGTAAGGCAGGGTGAGCGGTTACGCATATCCTCCAATATAAGGACTGCAGCTGGAGGGTCCATTGGATCATGGACCACAGAAAATGGTGCCATGAAAGAAGGTTACATGTCGTCTTTGTTGGAAGAATTTAAGAACAACAAGACTAGATCTTTTGAGCTGTCAGATATTGTAGGTCATGTTGTTGAATTCAG TGCGGATCAGTTTGGAAGTCGTTTTATCCAACAAAAACTTGAGACTGCTACAGAGGAAGATAAGAACAAGATTTTTCCTGAGATACTTCCTAAAGCTCATTCTTTGATGACTGATGTTTTTGGGAATTATGTCATTCAGAAA TTCTTTGAGCATGGTACAGAAAGTCAGAGAAAGCAACTTGCAGGTCAACTTAAGGGTCATGTTTTGCCTCTCAGTCTTCAAATGTATGGTTGTAGGGTAATCCAGAAG GCACTAGAAGTGGTTGATGTAAATCAACAGACTGACATGGTGCTAGAGCTTGATGGACAAATAATGAAGTGTGTGCGTGATCAGAATGGCAACCATGTAATCCAGAAATGTATCGAATGTGTTCCTCAGGAAAAAATACAATTCATAATTGAATCATTCTTTGGGCATGTCGTGGCCCTGTCCACCCACCCATATGGTTGTCGAGTCATACAG AGAGTCCTGGAGCACTGTGATGATCCAAAAACTCAAAGCATCATGATGGATGAGATCAGGGAGTCTGTTTGTACTTTGGCACAAGACCAATATGGGAATTATGTTATTCAA CATGTTTTGCAGCATGGTAGACAAGAAGAACGGTCTGATATTATAAGCCAGCTCACTGGACAGATAGTAAAAATGAGCcagcaaaaatatgcatcaaatgTAGTAGAGAAGTGCTTGACTTATGGTACCCCTGAGGAACGCCAACTTTTAATAAATGAAATGCTTGGGTCAACTGATGAAAATGAACCCTTACAG GTGATGATGAAGGACCAATTTGCTAATTATGTTGTTCAAAAGGTTCTTGAGACATGTGATGATAAAAACCGTGAACTGATCCTTTCACGCATCAAGGTTCACTTGAATGCACTGAAGAGGTACACATATGGGAAACATATAGTTACCCGTGTCGAGAAGCTTGTTGCTGCAGGAG AAAGGCACATTGGGGTGCCCTCGCATTCATCATGA
- the LOC103981567 gene encoding zinc finger protein ZAT1-like, with the protein MERHKCKRCYRRFAHGRALAGHMRSHHVVPVRFPCPLPSPSVASSSSPVAAMEAEEDGKGPATYAIREKRVKSFCLADPGFSFTSAFEDRESDTESFLHRWPKRRRSVPAETPAAAPLSSVSDVSSEEAVARWLMLLSRDAWSKYEAEERKSNGWDAVEAEKYVEEDGIGSSSRRRRSRFRCGTCRKVFRSYQALGGHRASHKRERAERVPTAAVMRIHSEDFSAASAAHHDAKLWRCPYCYRVFGSGQALGGHKRTHLSSAVATSPAPHLPHPPSPFTAAHRNNGGRDLNLPAPLEEEAELSQQSSHASDFLSPIRSPSETKKTPFWRQFEPNPKARGTKLHSRSHLFEASIRNEDSIPSS; encoded by the coding sequence ATGGAGAGGCACAAatgcaagcggtgctaccgccgcttCGCCCATGGCCGCGCCCTCGCCGGCCACATGCGCTCCCACCACGTGGTTCCTGTGAGGTTTCCCTGCCCCTTGCCCTCCCCATCTGTCGCCTCGTCTTCCTCACCTGTGGCTGCAATGGAGGCCGAGGAGGACGGGAAGGGGCCGGCGACGTATGCTATCCgcgagaagcgggtgaagagcttCTGTCTTGCAGACCCAGGATTCTCCTTCACCTCCGCCTTCGAGGACCGCGAGAGCGACACTGAGTCGTTCCTTCATCGCTGGCCCAAGCGCCGGCGCAGCGTCCCGGCGGAGACCCCTGCGGCGGCGCCACTCAGCTCCGTCTCTGACGTGTCTTCCGAGGAGGCCGTCGCTCGCTGGCTCATGCTGCTGTCTCGCGACGCGTGGTCTAAGTACGAGGCAGAGGAGCGCAAATCCAACGGCTGGGACGCGGTCGAAGCAGAGAAGTACGTGGAGGAGGATGGGATCGGATCCAGCTCGCGGCGGCGGCGCAGTAGATTCCGGTGCGGCACGTGCCGGAAGGTCTTCCGATCATACCAAGCTCTCGGCGGCCACCGCGCAAGCCACAAGAGGGAGAGGGCGGAACGCGTCCCGACCGCCGCCGTGATGCGGATCCACAGCGAGGATTTCTCTGCCGCTAGCGCGGCCCACCACGACGCCAAGCTCTGGCGGTGCCCTTACTGTTACCGGGTCTTCGGCTCCGGCCAGGCACTCGGCGGCCACAAAAGAACCCACCTTTCCTCCGCCGTCGCCACTTCCCCTGCTCCCCATCTTCCTCATCCTCCCTCCCCGTTCACCGCCGCCCACAGGAACAATGGCGGCAGAGATCTCAATCTCCCAGCTCCATTGGAGGAAGAGGCGGAGCTCTCGCAACAGAGTTCGCACGCAAGTGACTTCCTGTCGCCAATTCGATCACCCTCCGAGACAAAAAAGACGCCATTTTGGAGGCAATTCGAACCAAATCCTAAGGCAAGGGGCACCAAACTCCATTCAAGATCTCATCTTTTTGAAGCGAGCATACGGAACGAGGATTCAATTCCATCAAGCTGA
- the LOC135609580 gene encoding mitogen-activated protein kinase 2-like: protein MDCGSAAAGEGHIKGVPTHGGLYVQYNVYGNLFEVTAKYVPPLRPIGRGAYGIVCAAVNSQTREEIAIKKIGNAFDNRIDAKRTLREIKLLRHMDHENVIAIKDIIRPPNRENFNDVYIVYELMDTDLHQIIRSKQTLTDDHCQFFLYQLLRGLKYVHSASVLHRDLKPSNLLLNANCDLKIGDFGLARTTSETDFMTEYVVTRWYRAPELLLNCSEYTAAIDIWSVGCILGEIVTREPLFPGKDYVHQLRLITELIGSPDDSSLGFLRSDNARRYVRSLPQYPKQNFCARFPTMSNGAIDLLEKMLVFDPSKRITVDQALHHPYLASLHDINDEPVCPTPFNFDFERPSYTEEDIKELIWRESLKFNPDPVY, encoded by the exons ATGGATTGCGGGTCGGCAGCCGCCGGGGAGGGGCACATCAAGGGCGTCCCGACGCACGGTGGCCTCTACGTGCAGTACAACGTGTACGGCAACCTCTTCGAGGTCACCGCCAAGTACGTCCCCCCTCTCCGCCCCATCGGCCGCGGTGCCTACGGCATCGTCTG TGCTGCAGTGAATTCTCAGACTCGTGAAGAGATTGCAATAAAGAAGATTGGCAATGCATTTGATAACAGAATTGATGCCAAAAGAACCTTACGAGAAATAAAGCTTCTTCGTCACATGGATCATGAAAAT GTTATTGCAATTAAGGACATCATTCGCCCTCCAAACAGGGAAAATTTCAATGATGTCTACATTGTTTATGAGCTAATGGATACTGATCTTCATCAGATAATTCGCTCCAAGCAAACATTGACCGATGACCATTGCCAG TTTTTTCTTTATCAATTACTTCGAGGGTTGAAATATGTGCACTCAGCAAGCGTCCTGCACCGTGATCTTAAGCCTAGCAATTTGCTCTTGAATGCAAATTGTGACCTTAAGATTGGAGATTTTGGATTGGCAAGAACAACATCTGAGACAGATTTCATGACTGAATATGTTGTCACTCGTTGGTACCGGGCACCTGAACTGCTCCTTAACTGTTCAGAGTACACTGCTGCTATTGACATCTGGTCAGTGGGTTGCATACTTGGTGAGATTGTGACCAGAGAACCTTTATTTCCTGGAAAGGATTATGTCCATCAGTTAAGGCTGATAACCGAG CTAATAGGCTCACCTGATGACTCAAGCCTTGGATTTCTCAGAAGTGACAATGCCCGTAGATATGTGAGATCACTTCCTCAATACCCAAAGCAAAATTTTTGTGCTAGGTTTCCCACCATGTCAAATGGAGCAATTGATTTACTGGAAAAAATGCTTGTATTTGATCCAAGCAAGAGAATTACAG TTGACCAAGCTCTGCACCATCCATACTTAGCGTCTCTCCACGACATTAATGATGAGCCCGTTTGCCCAACTCCATTCAACTTTGATTTTGAACGTCCATCATATACTGAAGAAGATATTAAAGAACTTATCTGGAGAGAATCACTGAAGTTCAACCCAGATCCAGTATACTAG